One part of the Pecten maximus chromosome 9, xPecMax1.1, whole genome shotgun sequence genome encodes these proteins:
- the LOC117335102 gene encoding uncharacterized protein LOC117335102 gives MAKASITSSGEIFDCPICLEQYQIPRSLPCLHSFCEECLNSYIASQVDNSTDFPCPVCRLSITLPHHNSTLGSGSWAQTFPLNHLIVTLTGGGMENKDNVMCTPCLVRDSSSVNAVYWCNHCCEGLCEKCYTYHQKNKYSSRHKSGPIVESTNVTANTDVDEDCPRHRGKIIEVYCSDHSELCCVVCFATKHRECKHIHCIDDVSEGFNVDDVCLKFTSEMRDIEQVLLSLASVKETNIVKVNEEVKVVTTEITEAVGNAKVKLDSVRDNLICDVKNKYATEKQKLQRQRKRLQAFEKDVKNCCKVMTSVSSGTKRQAFVTFQKIKSQLTSHYHQLVSEMTNDVDLNIKFYEGILLTSLDTIGSVGKVETEEIPSRKTSDVLTQVAIHLDKVANSSCENPTSLINLMNTNVKINKVVRREGVGLEKEVDLAGGTFLHDGRLLIADYSDNRLIQFDDQFHVINTLPVAGQPTDVSLGLDDSDIFVCINEERVVNFSLGTRGDLVPKNEFTTKNSVWSVAAFDSILVTGGGGYIVQTSKDGCEVGKSELRSGDVNSFVAKHDASRTYYYTDGQFIMCNRLGGEAVFRHDAQRSGGGIAVDQEGNAYVGFVNEDKTGGVYQVSHDGRRSRVLVEALSRIIDPYAIIIHRTKPVFIVVSDDEDTLFEVYEFVP, from the coding sequence ATGGCAAAGGCAAGTATCACATCATCGGGAGAAATATTTGACTGTCCTATTTGTCTGGAGCAATACCAGATTCCCCGGTCATTGCCTTGTTTACACTCGTTTTGTGAGGAATGTCTGAATTCATACATTGCTTCTCAAGTGGACAACAGCACGGACTTCCCGTGCCCTGTGTGCCGACTGTCTATCACACTCCCGCATCATAATTCGACTCTAGGATCAGGATCTTGGGCACAGACCTTTCCCCTGAATCATCTTATAGTAACACTTACGGGTGGAGGGATGGAGAACAAAGACAATGTTATGTGTACCCCGTGCCTCGTGAGGGACAGTTCATCAGTGAATGCTGTTTATTGGTGTAACCATTGTTGTGAAGGGCTGTGTGAAAAATGCTATACGTATCAccagaaaaataaatacagttCTAGACACAAATCTGGTCCGATAGTAGAGTCGACAAATGTCACGGCCAACACTGATGTCGATGAAGATTGTCCTCGTCATCGCGGGAAAATTATAGAGGTGTATTGTTCGGATCATTCGGAACTCTGTTGCGTCGTCTGCTTTGCTACTAAACACAGagaatgtaaacatatacactGCATTGACGACGTTTCGGAAGGCTTTAATGTGGACGACGTATGTTTGAAATTTACTAGTGAGATGAGAGATATAGAACAAGTACTACTATCTCTAGCTTCTGTCAAAGAAACAAACATTGTCAAGGTCAACGAGGAGGTCAAGGTCGTTACAACGGAGATCACAGAAGCAGTCGGTAACGCGAAAGTTAAACTAGACTCTGTCCGAGATAATTTAATATGTGACGTCAAAAACAAGTATGCGACAGAAAAGCAGAAATTACAACGTCAGCGTAAACGACTCCAAGCTTTCGAAAAAGACGTGAAAAACTGCTGCAAAGTCATGACGTCAGTCAGCAGTGGAACCAAACGACAAGCATTTGTCACATTCCAGAAGATAAAATCCCAACTAACCAGTCACTACCACCAGCTGGTATCAGAAATGACCAATGATGTTGAcctaaatataaaattttacgAGGGAATTTTACTTACATCGCTAGACACCATTGGTTCCGTGGGCAAGGTCGAAACAGAGGAGATTCCCTCTAGAAAAACATCCGATGTCTTGACTCAGGTGGCCATTCATCTTGATAAAGTCGCGAATTCCTCGTGTGAGAATCCTACCTCCTTGATAAATCTAATGAATACGAACGTTAAGATAAATAAAGTTGTCAGGCGGGAAGGTGTTGGTCTTGAAAAAGAAGTTGACCTCGCCGGCGGAACATTTTTACATGATGGACGGTTACTTATCGCTGACTATTCTGATAATAGACTGATCCAGTTTGATGACCAGTTTCATGTTATCAACACCCTCCCTGTAGCTGGACAACCAACTGATGTCTCTCTAGGGTTGGATGACTCTGACATCTTTGTTTGTATCAATGAAGAAAGGGTTGTTAACTTTTCACTCGGTACAAGAGGAGATCTTGTTCCGAAAAACGAGTTCACTACTAAGAATTCTGTCTGGTCTGTAGCAGCATTTGACAGCATTTTAGTAACAGGGGGTGGCGGTTACATCGTCCAGACATCCAAAGACGGATGTGAAGTGGGTAAATCTGAATTGAGAAGTGGAGACGTAAATAGTTTTGTTGCAAAACACGATGCAAGTCGGACTTATTATTACACAGATGGACAATTCATTATGTGCAATAGACTTGGAGGAGAAGCGGTGTTCAGACACGACGCTCAGAGGTCTGGGGGTGGGATAGCTGTGGACCAGGAGGGAAATGCCTATGTTGGGTTTGTAAACGAAGACAAAACCGGAGGCGTGTACCAGGTATCACATGATGGTCGGCGGTCCCGGGTCTTAGTTGAAGCCCTCAGCAGAATTATAGATCCATATGCAATTATAATCCATAGAACAAAACCTGTGTTTATAGTGGTATCCGACGACGAGGATACATTGTTTGAGGTATACGAGTTCGTTCCATGA